In the genome of Halapricum salinum, one region contains:
- the mutL gene encoding DNA mismatch repair endonuclease MutL — MAPEIRELDPTTVERIAAGEVVERPASVVKELVENSLDADASRVRVAVESGGTESIRVSDDGIGMDEQSLRRAVEKHTTSKIRNIDDLEGGLATLGFRGEALHAIGAVSRLTITSRPQGGDRGTELLVEGGDVERVRPAGCPEGTTIEVEDLFYNVPARRKYLSQDATEFAHVNSVVTAYALANPDIAFELEHDGRETFATTGQGGLRETVMDVYGREVAQAMIELDDEAVPEGPLESVSGLVSHPETNRASREYLSTYVNGRYVTADAVREAVMEAYETQLASDRYPFAVLFVEIDPSDVDVNVHPRKMDIRFADDERVREQITVAVADALKREGLLRSTAPRGRSAPEQTEINPGEREESSSGSDGLPSTGETTNADATRETQGPAAHGDGETAAGHESTRSQSSGEATADSSSASASPRSVGSSASETGASEEGEGVGDDPPVSGRRGSSGSDRDSRQSPSMTATDQQHFGEDDPTVREFGSLPSMRVLGQFQETYVVAETDDGLVLLDQHAADERINYERLRERFLGETTTQVLAEAVEIELTARESALFERFTDALSRLGFQADRIDERTVEVRTVPALLAESGGPELVRDVLSSFVSHEGAAAETVEAVADELLADLACYPSVTANTSLTDGSILSLLEALADCDNPYACPHGRPVLIEIDTDEIADRFERDYPGHG; from the coding sequence ATGGCCCCGGAGATACGGGAACTCGATCCGACGACGGTCGAACGGATCGCGGCCGGCGAAGTCGTCGAGCGGCCGGCCTCGGTCGTCAAGGAGCTGGTCGAGAACAGCCTCGACGCCGACGCCTCCAGAGTACGCGTCGCGGTCGAGAGCGGCGGCACGGAGTCGATCCGGGTCAGCGACGACGGGATCGGGATGGACGAACAGTCCCTCCGCCGGGCAGTCGAGAAGCACACGACCTCCAAAATCCGAAACATCGACGATCTGGAGGGCGGACTGGCGACGCTCGGATTTCGTGGGGAGGCGCTGCACGCCATCGGCGCGGTCTCGCGACTGACGATCACCTCGCGACCGCAGGGCGGCGACCGGGGGACGGAACTCCTCGTCGAAGGCGGTGACGTCGAGCGTGTGCGGCCGGCGGGCTGTCCCGAGGGCACCACGATCGAAGTCGAGGACCTGTTCTACAACGTGCCCGCCCGTCGGAAGTACCTCAGTCAGGACGCCACCGAGTTCGCCCACGTCAACAGCGTCGTGACCGCCTACGCGCTGGCGAACCCCGACATCGCCTTCGAACTGGAACACGACGGCCGGGAGACGTTCGCGACGACCGGCCAGGGCGGTCTCCGGGAGACGGTCATGGATGTCTACGGCCGGGAGGTGGCCCAGGCGATGATCGAACTCGACGATGAGGCAGTACCTGAAGGGCCCCTGGAGTCGGTGTCCGGGCTGGTCAGCCATCCCGAGACCAACCGCGCGAGTCGAGAGTACCTCTCGACGTACGTCAACGGGCGGTACGTCACCGCCGACGCCGTCCGCGAGGCCGTCATGGAAGCCTACGAGACCCAGCTCGCGAGCGATCGGTATCCCTTTGCCGTGCTGTTCGTCGAGATCGATCCGAGCGACGTGGACGTCAACGTCCACCCCAGAAAGATGGACATTCGCTTCGCCGACGACGAGAGAGTTCGCGAGCAGATCACCGTCGCCGTCGCGGACGCACTGAAGCGAGAGGGATTGCTACGATCGACCGCGCCGCGGGGCCGGTCAGCCCCCGAACAGACCGAGATTAACCCCGGCGAGCGCGAGGAGAGTTCGAGTGGAAGCGACGGTCTACCCTCGACCGGCGAGACCACGAACGCGGATGCGACCAGAGAGACACAGGGGCCAGCAGCCCACGGTGATGGAGAGACGGCGGCCGGTCACGAATCGACTCGGTCCCAGTCCAGCGGTGAGGCAACGGCAGACTCGTCGAGCGCGTCAGCGTCGCCGAGATCGGTTGGGTCGTCCGCGAGCGAGACGGGGGCCAGCGAGGAAGGCGAGGGCGTCGGAGATGACCCCCCTGTTTCCGGTCGACGGGGGTCGTCGGGGAGTGATCGGGACTCACGGCAGTCACCGTCGATGACCGCGACCGACCAGCAACACTTCGGCGAGGACGATCCCACGGTGCGGGAGTTCGGGTCGTTGCCGTCGATGCGCGTGCTCGGGCAGTTCCAGGAGACGTACGTCGTGGCCGAGACCGACGACGGGCTGGTGTTGCTCGACCAGCACGCCGCCGACGAGCGGATCAACTACGAACGACTCCGGGAGCGGTTCCTGGGCGAGACGACGACGCAGGTGCTCGCCGAAGCGGTCGAGATCGAACTCACGGCCAGAGAGTCGGCGCTGTTCGAGCGGTTCACCGACGCTCTTTCGCGGCTGGGCTTTCAGGCGGATCGGATCGACGAGCGCACGGTCGAAGTGCGGACGGTCCCGGCGTTGCTGGCCGAGTCCGGCGGACCCGAACTCGTCCGGGACGTCCTCTCGTCGTTCGTCTCTCACGAGGGGGCGGCCGCCGAGACCGTCGAGGCCGTCGCCGACGAGTTGCTGGCGGATCTGGCCTGTTATCCCTCCGTGACGGCGAACACGTCGCTGACGGACGGGTCGATCCTGTCGTTGCTGGAGGCGCTTGCCGACTGTGACAATCCCTATGCCTGCCCGCACGGGCGGCCGGTGTTGATCGAGATCGATACCGACGAGATCGCCGATCGGTTCGAACGGGACTATCCCGGACATGGATGA
- a CDS encoding AI-2E family transporter, translated as MVRRVTVLAGLLVTLGVLSVFILREVFGTIFFAITVAYVLLPVRRWLVGRGLGPRLAAGVSTALAFIIVILVILPLGIVLYLRRGDLVALLGELPDQTVVELGGMRYVVELADVTTQVSGLAESLALSTARAAPALGFKLFLFVLLVYALLLRPGDVSSALLRPVPREYYDIVMSLHERLRSTLYAIYVLQAATAFGTFLIAYLFFWLLGYDTAFSFAVVSGILQFIPVIGPSVLVLGIGGFEVFINENTTQAILVGGLGLFFVGFLPDALIRPQLASLTAKMPGSLYFIGFVGGVLSVGVVGVIAGPVLVGLLAEVGELLADERKPHPRAD; from the coding sequence ATGGTTCGACGCGTCACTGTGTTGGCGGGGCTGCTCGTCACGCTCGGGGTGCTGTCGGTGTTCATCTTGCGGGAGGTGTTCGGGACGATCTTCTTCGCGATCACGGTCGCGTACGTGCTGTTGCCGGTGCGGCGGTGGTTGGTCGGCCGCGGGCTCGGGCCGCGGCTCGCCGCCGGAGTGAGTACGGCGCTGGCATTCATCATCGTCATCCTGGTGATCCTGCCACTGGGGATCGTGCTGTATCTCAGACGGGGCGATCTGGTTGCTCTCCTGGGGGAGTTGCCAGACCAGACTGTCGTCGAACTCGGCGGGATGCGTTACGTCGTCGAGTTGGCCGACGTGACTACCCAGGTGAGCGGCCTCGCCGAATCACTGGCGCTGTCGACCGCCCGGGCGGCACCTGCCCTGGGATTCAAGCTCTTTTTGTTCGTCCTGCTGGTCTACGCGCTATTGTTGCGCCCGGGCGACGTCAGCAGTGCGTTGCTCCGGCCAGTACCCCGGGAGTACTACGACATCGTGATGTCGCTGCACGAGCGCCTGCGGTCGACGCTCTATGCGATCTACGTGCTGCAGGCGGCGACGGCGTTCGGCACCTTCCTGATCGCATATCTTTTCTTCTGGCTGCTGGGATACGACACTGCGTTCTCGTTCGCGGTCGTCAGCGGAATCCTCCAGTTCATCCCGGTCATCGGCCCGAGCGTGCTCGTGCTGGGGATCGGTGGCTTCGAGGTCTTCATCAACGAGAACACCACGCAGGCGATACTGGTCGGCGGGCTCGGGCTGTTCTTCGTCGGCTTCTTGCCCGACGCGCTCATTCGGCCACAGCTGGCGTCGCTCACCGCGAAGATGCCCGGCAGCCTCTACTTCATCGGATTCGTCGGCGGCGTCCTCTCGGTCGGCGTCGTCGGCGTCATCGCCGGACCCGTGCTGGTCGGCCTGCTCGCCGAAGTCGGTGAGTTACTCGCCGACGAACGCAAGCCCCACCCGAGAGCCGATTAG
- a CDS encoding DUF7114 family protein: MQEAAAVRAAALDAVDDVDPQQVTDRISALVDAGSMAPGVFTVACARTTLEHAGRSLDDLSAEDAIAERAAGVQLIYEGLAQTRRLAHENPWAEGDADEADLDILVADILVARGFYLLARTEASSAAVEVVRAFGRDQTVARETDKTLDSNLERDVFELAAVAGTTAAGTTPTPQLRELAAELGNGTPEATLPEDVDEQLTAVVSVDSAGNEGVRTSADH; encoded by the coding sequence ATGCAGGAAGCCGCGGCGGTCCGAGCAGCCGCGTTGGACGCCGTCGACGACGTCGACCCTCAGCAGGTCACAGACCGGATCTCGGCACTGGTAGATGCAGGCTCGATGGCCCCGGGCGTGTTCACCGTCGCGTGTGCGAGGACGACCCTCGAACATGCCGGCCGGAGCCTCGACGACCTCAGCGCCGAGGACGCGATCGCCGAACGAGCGGCCGGCGTCCAGTTGATCTACGAGGGGCTGGCCCAGACGCGACGGCTCGCCCACGAGAACCCCTGGGCCGAGGGCGACGCCGACGAGGCTGATCTGGACATTCTCGTCGCCGACATCCTCGTCGCCCGCGGGTTCTACCTGCTGGCCCGAACCGAAGCCAGCAGCGCCGCCGTCGAGGTCGTCCGCGCGTTCGGCCGCGATCAAACTGTGGCTCGCGAAACCGACAAGACGCTCGATTCCAACCTCGAACGCGACGTCTTCGAGCTCGCAGCCGTCGCCGGAACGACCGCTGCCGGAACGACGCCCACCCCACAGCTCCGCGAACTCGCGGCCGAACTCGGCAACGGCACGCCCGAAGCGACCCTGCCCGAGGACGTCGACGAACAGCTGACCGCTGTCGTGAGCGTCGATTCGGCCGGCAACGAGGGCGTCCGTACCTCCGCAGACCACTGA
- a CDS encoding sulfurtransferase: MTGFVTQEWLADRLGKVVVVDVRDGWEYDGIGHLPTAVSIPFDEFRADEHAARADGQGQGMLPGEETWESLLGEAGIAPEDDIVAYDDTHGVFAARFLVTAELYGHDPEKLHLLDGDFSAWQREREVSRDAPVVESTTYDVSPPTETPLVDMETVAAAVDGDAVLVDTRDDREFEAGHIPGAVQFDWREVVEEDSRGLKPLDEIETMLADRGITPDKRLVLYCNTARRISHTYVVLRHLGYERLEFYEGSLSEWEAAGRPLETV; encoded by the coding sequence ATGACTGGGTTCGTTACACAGGAGTGGCTCGCCGACCGCCTCGGCAAGGTCGTCGTGGTCGACGTCCGGGACGGCTGGGAGTACGACGGCATCGGCCACCTCCCGACCGCGGTGTCGATCCCCTTCGACGAGTTCCGGGCCGACGAGCACGCAGCGCGCGCGGACGGACAGGGCCAAGGAATGCTCCCGGGCGAGGAGACGTGGGAGTCCCTCCTCGGCGAAGCCGGCATCGCCCCCGAGGACGACATCGTCGCCTACGACGACACCCACGGCGTCTTCGCCGCTCGGTTTCTCGTCACCGCCGAATTATACGGCCACGATCCCGAGAAACTGCACCTGCTCGACGGCGACTTCAGTGCCTGGCAGCGCGAACGCGAGGTCTCCCGAGACGCGCCCGTCGTCGAGTCGACGACCTACGACGTTTCCCCGCCCACGGAGACCCCGCTGGTCGACATGGAGACGGTCGCCGCGGCCGTCGACGGCGACGCCGTCCTCGTCGACACCCGGGATGATCGGGAGTTCGAGGCGGGCCACATCCCCGGCGCGGTCCAGTTCGACTGGCGCGAGGTCGTCGAGGAGGACTCGCGGGGCCTGAAACCCCTCGACGAGATCGAGACCATGCTGGCCGACCGCGGGATCACCCCCGACAAACGGCTCGTCCTCTACTGTAACACCGCCCGGCGGATCAGTCACACTTACGTCGTCCTCCGGCATCTCGGCTACGAACGCCTCGAATTCTACGAGGGGAGCCTCTCCGAGTGGGAGGCCGCGGGCCGCCCGCTCGAAACCGTCTGA
- a CDS encoding NAD+ synthase encodes MSDSETIATAGDPLDLTLSDAEVEQRRTHLVEFIQTQTAAAGVDQTVLGISGGVDSGLVTGLAAEALGPENVHGLIMPSTMNDEKTMSDAERVAQRFEVPYDVIEIEPIVEAFLDAYPEAQDNRMAAGNLRVRTRAVLNYLVANTEDALVLGTGNRTEALIGYFTKYGDGAVDCHPIANLYKQQVRQLARAVGVPESVASRTPTAGMWVGQTDEEELGIEYDTLDSILALHVEGGVPASATAREIGVEANVVERVRALYEGSTHKRRVPPGPEEPY; translated from the coding sequence ATGTCCGATTCCGAGACGATCGCGACCGCAGGCGATCCACTCGATCTCACGCTGAGCGACGCAGAGGTCGAACAGCGGCGCACCCACCTCGTCGAGTTCATCCAAACGCAGACCGCAGCCGCAGGTGTGGACCAGACGGTCCTGGGAATCTCCGGCGGCGTCGACAGCGGGCTCGTCACCGGGCTCGCTGCCGAGGCGCTGGGGCCCGAGAACGTTCACGGGCTGATAATGCCAAGCACGATGAACGACGAGAAGACGATGAGCGACGCCGAGCGGGTCGCCCAGAGGTTCGAAGTGCCATACGACGTGATCGAGATCGAACCGATCGTCGAGGCCTTCCTCGACGCCTATCCCGAAGCACAGGACAATCGGATGGCTGCCGGGAACCTCCGCGTACGCACTCGCGCGGTCCTCAACTATCTCGTCGCCAACACCGAGGACGCACTCGTCCTGGGAACTGGCAACCGCACGGAAGCGCTGATCGGCTACTTCACGAAGTACGGCGACGGGGCGGTCGACTGCCATCCGATCGCGAATCTCTACAAACAACAGGTCCGCCAGCTCGCACGCGCGGTGGGGGTCCCCGAGTCGGTCGCCTCACGGACACCCACTGCCGGGATGTGGGTCGGCCAGACCGACGAGGAAGAGCTGGGGATCGAGTACGATACGCTCGATTCGATTCTCGCGCTGCACGTCGAGGGTGGCGTCCCGGCGAGCGCGACCGCTCGTGAGATTGGCGTCGAAGCGAACGTCGTCGAACGCGTTCGAGCGCTATATGAGGGGAGCACGCACAAACGGCGCGTCCCGCCAGGGCCCGAGGAGCCCTACTAG
- a CDS encoding enoyl-CoA hydratase/isomerase family protein — MIRTQTADDICTVTLDRPACRNALTPDALEALRNAVETTDASVVYLHGAGEAFCAGADLDVVADLDDESVEAFVRAGQRAATALAETDVVTVAGIDGPARGGGVELALGCDLRVATPAATFAESGVSLGLFGAWGGTARLPRIVGLGEAMDLALTGRVIDADAALRMGLVSRVVEEPREIAETIAAHDPRALQTIKTRLRDTASRADQEDREVEAFASLLKTASFDD, encoded by the coding sequence GTGATCCGAACGCAGACGGCCGACGACATCTGCACGGTCACGCTCGACCGCCCGGCCTGCCGGAACGCGCTCACACCCGACGCACTCGAAGCCCTCCGAAACGCAGTCGAGACGACCGACGCGTCGGTCGTCTACCTCCACGGCGCGGGCGAGGCCTTCTGTGCCGGAGCCGACCTCGACGTCGTCGCCGACCTCGACGACGAGAGTGTCGAGGCGTTCGTCCGTGCTGGCCAGCGAGCCGCGACTGCACTCGCAGAGACCGATGTGGTCACGGTCGCCGGAATCGACGGCCCAGCCCGAGGCGGCGGGGTCGAACTGGCGCTGGGCTGTGACCTTCGTGTCGCCACTCCGGCGGCGACGTTCGCCGAGTCGGGCGTCTCGCTGGGGCTGTTCGGTGCGTGGGGTGGGACGGCTAGGCTCCCACGGATCGTCGGGCTGGGTGAGGCGATGGATCTCGCACTCACGGGCAGGGTGATCGACGCCGACGCGGCGCTCCGGATGGGACTGGTCTCGCGCGTCGTCGAGGAGCCAAGAGAGATCGCCGAGACGATCGCTGCCCACGACCCTCGGGCACTCCAGACGATCAAGACCCGACTTCGAGACACGGCGTCTCGGGCAGATCAGGAAGATCGAGAGGTCGAGGCGTTCGCCAGCCTGCTCAAAACAGCGTCATTCGACGACTAG